TTTGATTAGCCAGGCTCCTCCTCGAGGAACAGTGGGGTAAATTGGGCCATTTTCAGTGTCAGCTGGAAAGCAAATGCAAATAGAGACTCTGTTTTTACTTACATTTAAGGATCTTGCACGAAAACCTGACTTTATTTTAAGATGATGTTTAACACCCTACCATAGTAAATGACGGGAGAGACATTTGAGACGAGAAACAGTCATtacggtaacagaatattgattaatatttgatcagcgctgcctagcttAACCATTTGATTGAagttgagtgattgacagctgctcagagatggcaaggctccagctcgtctctgattggttgttttcctccggtctgtgattttttttcagattacctgtctcatgcactactgccagggtatagtgaccattttataaaaataaaaaaaaaattaaatcatatttgctccatttctacctactgctgctttaaagcatgtaaacatgttcaaaatacaaataagcatactaggtcctctttaatgaacTTCAAACATAGCAAACTTGGTGCTATGTCATAGGTATAGGCTACTATAAACATTCCCACAGAGTGGGAGTAATGCAGCTCATTTTTGCCCCATAAGTGTTttttaaaggacccatattgtaaaaagtgagatttttaaatctttaatattataaagcaggtttaagtgcaaaataaatactgttaaactataaaaattctcaatatacggagaaatacacacagcccatattcagaaattgtgcatttgaaacaagccgttttccgatttctgtccatttgtgatgtcacaaatatacaatatttagaccattacacagttttaaacataaacattctaaatggagtatttttagactgtgatagttgtacttttacttaaaggtcccatattgtaaaaagtgagattttttaggtcttttattttataaagcaggtttgagtgctatataaatactgttaaactatcaaaatgctcaatatacagagaaatacacccAGCccagatttctgtccatttgtgatgttacaaatatacaatatttagtacattacatggttttaaaagtgaacattctaaatgtgtcccagtttatttcctgttttgcagtgaatgtaaataacatcggctgacaggaagtaaacatggacccaaactgttgcctggcaacgcaattccattgaaatgcactaaaacggagcgtttcagacagagggtatatacaggtatattcaggctgacagtacgaggaaaataaagtgttttttttcacattacagcatgtaaacatgttctagtagaaacacaaaatacaagtatgaacctgaaaatgagcaagaTATGGCACCTTTAATGTGTTCTTACACCGAATACAAGAGCTTGTGTATGAACATTGTTGTcatcttttctgttgtttttcatgcttcagtgtttatttgtttatttacttgtttatttattttgcacaatttaagactatacaacataacaaaaaaaattagtTCAGTGTTACAAGAAATCACAAGACATGATTATTACCTTGTCATATATCATGTCAGCTGACTTCATGTTTCCACTACCAGCTGACCTTTTTTATCACTTCCTGGTTTGTACTGAAACCCTATTGGCCAGTTACTAGACGCATTCTGATTCTATTGGTCCAGAGTCACGTCACTCATCcagagggggcggggcttagcgcGTTCTACACGAGGAAATAGATCcaacattcaaacacacagtctCTTACAGTCGTTGTTGTGAGGAAAGTGTCGAGtttgaaagtgaaaatgtgcaGAGCTGCGTGTCTCCTTGTGCTCGTCTCTTTAATCAGCTCTGGTATTAACGCGTTGGACAATGGTCTGGCTCTTAAACCCACTATGGGCTGGCTGCACTGGGAGAGATTCATGTGCAACATCGACTGTGATTCTGATCCAAACAACTGCATCAGGTAAGAGACAGCAGAGCTGATCCAGtacaacctgtctgtctgtgggcTAACACACAGTGAATGCACTTCCTATTAACATGGTCTTCTATGAGAATTACTACAACTCCTCCTCCTATAACATCTCATttataaaatgtcttgtttgaaAATCACATAGAAGTGATTCAACATGAAGGAAATCTCTTAATCGTGAGCCTCTACTGTAAATGAGTCATGGGATCTAGCAACCTCTGTGATGAGGAAGTGACAGTATGGGGGGTTGTTTGCACcattaactaaataaaaaataccactaaaaaaaaaaaaagaagcaaattggtttcacaaaataataaaaaaaatcctttaattTTTTGTAATTATGGCTGTTCTCAACCAAATAAattattagtcgactaacactcatatgattttgtcgactaatcgattagttgatttaagataaaataagatgaatCTTTATTAATCCACGGGGGggaattcaggtgtcaaagcagcaaagagcagatacagaggtacaggtgtacaaaaagattattaaacaataaatagaaatacagaatatacatattgaatgaacatagtgaatggacatagcgtGTACCATCCgtcaataaaaaatgtagtttACAATAAATAGATTTAATATGTACagcaaaatgtatatatatatatatagatcatcacacggttttaaacataaacattctcaatgtgtcccagtttatttcctgttgcagtgtatgtaaataacatcagctgacaggaagtaaacatggacccaaactgttgcctagcaacgcaattccgtgcaattccgttgaaaggCATTGAAACGGTGCGttacagacagagggtaaatacaggtatattcaggcagacagtatgaggaaaataaagtttttttttaacattacagcatgtaaacatgttctagtagaaacacaaaatacaagtaggaacctgaaaatgagcccgatatgggacctttaatggacAGATcagtaaaactgagtttctccacaaataaatcacacaaaagcaccactttaaatctggagTTTATGGAGATGTGCTCATAgaaatatgtaataaaaaaagcataaaagaaCAACTATTCGACTAAAAGAAATCTTGTCGACAaagactagggctgcacaataaaaatgttatcgaAATAGCATTacggcctactgcaatttttgttaaaggcgaaatttgtcaaaataccattttatattaaatattgttgTAGCGGCAGAGATGTCCCGgcttacacatcatattctacagacttaagaaaacatctttgtttgctacagatccctgcaagaatcacaccataatcatttaagtatgtttttcaaagcaaatgagaataataatgttaaaattataattccctctaatatcgcaattgcaatatcagtcaaaaataatcgcaaatagatattttttcaaaatcgttcagccctaactaagaccaaaacaaccaactaatcgactaagagtgGGCAGCCCTACTTGTaatcaagacttttctcagcATTATAACCACAAACTCATAACATGGTCATGCGTGACATTTATTTCCATGCAACCATTATATCCTAATTATGACAGCTTGTAATCACAAGATCTTTATTTCATAATtgagaaggaaagaaaatgagAGCAGAGACACGTGATCGTAAAAGAAGTGGACATTTGATAAGACGGGGAATATAATGACACCGCCTGATTTAATTTGCCTTTATTTGTTCTTTGGGTTTGAGGCGCTGGAAGAGATAATGATGTCAGTGTGAAATGTAATAAACTAAATTTGCAAAGCACTTTGTGAGCGACGAACATAAAAGTCTGCACACATTCCAGAGGAGTTAAATGACAAATCTGAATTGAAACATActtcttaatattatattccatttctgcaaatatatacccctaaatgctacacactgttcctttaatcaatcaatcaattatcaTAATAAATGCATATGAATTTTCTTACAATGGACGAATCAATTAACTATTGCAGTTCTAGTCACAATTACAAGTTAGTAAAGTCTCCTTTTTGGTTTGATGAGTGCAGAGCACTTCAGACATATTTTAGGGATCTCTATGCTGATTATTAGTGACAAACAACTGACTTCCTGTGCAGAGCAAACATTATTTTCTCCCAGGAAGAGCTGGCCAACAAAGAAGCCTTTAGAGCACCAAATGTCAGCCTGTTGGTTGAattgttattgtgttatatCACTCGACAACGAACaacagaaaaactgtcattatgAGAATAGCGTGTATTTGTGTCTGCCACGCCGCTCCTGCACATGACATTGAACACTGGCATCCTAACTGATACTCTCGGCGCCGCCTGTCTCCTCCTGTTGCCCTGGCAGCGAGCGTCTGTACATGCAGATGGCAGATGTGATGGCGAAGGAGGGCTGGAAAGAGGCCGGTTACGAGTATGTGTGCATCGATGACTGCTGGCCCTCCCACCAGCGAGATGCCCAGGGCCGCCTGCAGGCAGACCCAAAAAGATTCCCGGGGGGCATCAAGAAACTGGCCGACTATGTGAGTAGTAGGAGGCACGGAGACTCTGGATGTGAATATACTATTAATGCCATAAATCCTCCATAGGCATcaaagagagaggagctcagatAGACTTAAGGAAGGAGAGAAATACTTTGATTTCACCAGCTGGAATGAGCAAAATGAGAGTATGCACTACTAGGGTATTTTATTCTAGACTATGGGCTGCATTATGAACACTACACACAGTTATATAAACTATGTCATATTTAACACATAACCAGAATCCGTGGTGCAATGCGTCTAAGTTTGTAAAtctttgacaaataaaaaaagtttgggaaccccTGGTTAAATAACTCTCGAGGTAAAAGTGATTACGCAGTCAGATTACATATTCATTGTACATCCATCTCAGCCGACCTGCAGGTATTTACATAATGAAGGGGAAAGCACCAGATGTGGAACCCAGGTCTCACATTTCATACCGGTAGATATTCAGCACCTGGAGAGCCGGGGTAGATACGTAGGCATATATTGTCCTGTGTAGGTGTAATGCTGTCGTTCGCCCTCTTAGCTACAGTACACAACTCTCTGGAGTTGCAGGCCGCTGTGACAGGCTGATTCCTACACAAGCAGGCGGCTAAAAAGTGATGTTCACCAGGAAATAGATCTGTTTAGGCCCACTGAGGCAGAGCTGTGTCCTGTAACAGAGGAAGCTTTTAAACTGTGCAACATCGCCACCTACTGGTAAACGTGTAAACTAAATCAatgaattcaaaatgtatttctctgttttaaGGTCCATTCTAAGGGACTGAAGCTCGGTATCTATGCagatgtggggaaaaaaacctGTGCTGGGTACCCTGGCAGTCTGGGTTACTATGAGACAGATGCTAAGACCTTTGCTGACTGGAATGTGGATCTGCTCAAATTTGACGGTTGCTATATGGACTGGAAATTGCTGGGAGAAGGTGAGCTTTTTAATTCTGAAGTATAATTTACAATTACTTGAACGTGGCGATGCCGGTCCACACATAGACCACAACGTAGTCGGGTCATTCCTGTTATGCAGCAACGTTTCGGACTTATaacttttgaaaaataaaaaatgaatttctcatattttttacattatataagaataataatcctTATGGGTGGACTGGTTTATATTGTTCTATAGACCTAAATTAGCCATAGCTCTGAGTGATCCAGATTTAAGTAGCGACCCTTCTACACATAAACAGAACTTTTAtaactatataaaatatatttttacattatattatttatattttatattttatttgtttaatcgGACCAACTTTCTTCATAATTTAGTCGAACAGAGAAGAACTTTAAGAGTGTGACAAACATCATGAAACGTTATGAGACATTTGAGTTCCCTCCAAAACAAAATTACATCACTTCGTGAAAATGGTCTCATAGGAActgtagtcttttttttttggaaggcGAGAAACTACAAACTAACAGGGTGTAAAATTACCTCAGGGACACAcagtaaataatgaaaatggtaaaataaataaattactataTTTATTCATAATGTATATACCAAAAAAAGGtcactaaaaatatatattttgtgttttctgtgtttatgtAATAAAGACCATAATCTATAATTGAAGCCATTTGTTataaatatttgacacattttaaagacaaTATGAGGAAGTAATTTATGGGGATAGAAGTGTTGCTGCATAACAGGAAGTCCCTGATTATTGCGATGTACTTCACCTAAAGCAACTAAGTGCCATTgatatgtatgtaaataacatcatacATCTTTATCAATACAAGTTTTTTGCTTCTCCTCTAATTCAGAACCCCCCCAGACTCAATAGACAAGGTGTTTTATGGGGTTTAATCTAACACGTTATGATTTATTCTGTTTAAGGTTACGTGAACATGTCAATAGCACTGAACAAAACCGGAAAAAGCATCCTGTACTCCTGTGAGTGGCCTTTGTATGAGTGGCAATACCAACAGGTGAGagagaagttgttttgtttttacaccactttaaattagagctgcaacaattagtcgatCCGTCATTTtagtctatttttgtttttcgcCCTCTGGTTCCAACTTCCACcatgtgaggatttgatgcttttcttacATCACATTCATTTGGCGATAAGTACATTCAAACCACGTAGGAGCCAGAGCAATATATTATCAAAAATTAGGGGTgtattcttttaaaacaaataactaAAAGCATTTTCAGTGCTACAGTGAAAGTGCTCAGAGATTGGAAATTATGACATTTTCTAGTCTAAAAACTACTCGATTAACTGAGTTAATAATTTTAtcgagaaagaaaaaaaataactttaaatctCAACATGCATTCGATCTCTGGTATATTTTCTAACATTCTACCCCGAatatttattaatgatttatCAACTGCTTGATGACACCATACATCATATGTTATAAGACACAAAAAGAGCATTTCTGTGCCTGCAGCCCAACTACACGGCCATTCGTGAGACGTGTAACCACTGGCGCAACTTCGGTGACGTGTTCGACTCGTGGAGCTCCATCAAGTCTATCTTGGACTGGTCTGCTTCTCATCAAGACATCATCGTCCCCTCGGCTGGACCCGGAGGCTGGAACGACCCCGATATggtactctgctctgctcttatACGCTCCTCTGTTTGACCTCAAACTGAGCTTACAGCCAGTGGCCTTCAAAGTGCTTTATTATcgttttaaaaaagttttaatcTCTTGCTACATTTTGAAAACGGTGCAGTTTTgtaggaatagtttgacattttgagaaattaacttatttgcttttattgcaGAGaaatagatgagaagatcggTACCACTCAGTCTGTACAGTTAATATGAAGCTGGCTAACGTATCTTAGAACAAtcaaaaatatatcaatatatttcccaaaatgtcgaaccaTTCCTTTATAATTCACTAAAAGTGACTTAGTTTACGCTCTTgtatttacatcatttattattcatatagcccagtggttcccaacctttttccttagaGAACCGCTTTTCTATGCATAACAACAACAGTatagaacaactgataaactgtacaattatcccaaatagtgaacgcaacaaaagtacacaaaagaagtttgtgtaaaacaagaattaaaaaattaataaaaaaaaactccacattTCTGTTATcacatgtacattttatattatttgttgtttaggttgttgtagtcatttttcttaaagaaacaaGTAGTAACaagtattatatataataagtaaataagtatttttttttatagcttcTCAATTTTGACCATTTTCTGCTTTGGTGTTTATAGTTAAATGATTTAGATATTAAAGAGTTATCAAATAGTAGTTTCAGTACAGTCGAAACTGTaggattatttatatatttgatgaTATTTATGGTAATAAACAGCtgtgtataaaaaaatacatacatttttgaGTGAAAAAGGATCACATCTCTCAataggttgttgttgttgtactgCATGCTGTCAGTAAGCCTAAACTGCCCTGTTGTTTTCCTATTTAGCTCGTGATTGGGAACTTTGGCCTCAGTCATGACCAGCAGGAGTCTCAGATGGCTTTATGGGCCATCATGGCGGCCCCTCTGCTCATGTCCAATGATCTGAGGGACATTTGTCCTCGCTCCAAGGCGCTGCTGCAGAACAGACACATCATCGCCATCAACCAGGACCCGCTGGGCAAGCAAGGATACTGCACAGCCAAGGTGGGTGAGAGGTGACACAAAGCATAATCACCTCCTGGGATGACAGCTGTCAGCGTTTATAGCACATTTAGTCTCTATAAAGAAATGCTAAATGCTTTTGGTCACCTTGGCAGAGACCCAGACAGACCTTTTAAGCAATGATCTTaatgaaatcaataaatatggGTGACAAACATATCTTGTTCTTCAGGTGGACAGTTTTGAGGTGTGGGAGAAGCCTCTGTCTAAGAACCGACTGGCCGTCGCCGTGCTGAACCAACAGGAGATCGGCGGTCCGCGAGGGTATTTCATCCAAGCGGTTCCCGGCTGGAAGATCTGTGACCCCCAGTGTAACGTCACACAGATCCTGCCTCAGTACAAGGAATTGGGTGTTCAGAAGCCAAAATCCACACTGATTCTATCTGTCAACCCCTCAGGCACAACTCTACTGACTGTCACTCCCGTCAGCAGCGACATTACGGGGCTTTACAAGCTGTACTGGCAGGAGGACTCGTCTCACAAACGCAAGCACACCACTTTGTAGTCCTACAATGGTTATGCACTTTATCTGCTTACACTGATTCTCTGAAGTTGGAAATTTATTTGAacaaatgtgttgctttgtgaaaatgtgtttgaatttaaaaagggaaaatgtTTTGTAGTCTATAGAAGTGATTGCCAAAGACTGGGTTGGGACCcacaggagattttattagggtcgccaaataaatgtgaaatgtaCTCCCTTGTCTTTTaagatttatatctgcagtacacctttgagccacatgagggaacCTGAATGTTCATATTGTTCCGGTACTGTAAGTGTAGCCTACTTATGACATTAAagctaatatgaaaggctagttTACAATCGGTTTTACTGAGAGGGAAAAAATGAGCCCACTAACTcaacctaaatgcatttattttggacttatttataaagtatttaacatgtgtatagGTTTTCGATAACATGCATAAGAAAAAGTTGTGATATATCAAACatatctctttgaaatgacGGTTTACCCATTCTatataatataaggtgatgcaGAAATGGTAGTCAAAATGGTCAGGAATGTTCTTTTATGTACAAATTCACCTCTCATGATTTATAGATGAGGCCTATTGTCAATTTGGTTGCTTtggtttgtcattttcaaaaaagTGGGTCCCCAAATAAAGAGTTCAGGAAACACTGGTCTATAGTTTGCTTGATCAGCCTGTGATAAAAAGTAGCAGGTGTAATCAGCATAGGCTGATTACACCTGCTACTTTTTatcatgttgtataaatcactggaaaatgttttgaacacaTGCTGTGAATGGTAAGACAAAGCTTGAATTTTGCACAACTGACAAGCATAGAGAAACAGAGGTGAAGGAAAGGGCCAAACTCCAAAACtttgttttaatacatttattgaaaattgtGACAACTTGTTCCAGAAGATCGGACCACAGTTTAGAACTGGATGACCTGGCCCTgtaagagaagagaaagaaaatctgttaagatgATGCTCAAGCAGAGTTAAACAGAAGAATGTACTATGAGGATTATTAAACATTTGTATCATCTTTGAATAAAGAGCGTTTGTGAACATTTTCTctttatatatttgttgttttaaccCTACATCATCAAAAGCAGAGTCCCATAATGTGTAACCTCTTTGCCATCTGATCCAAATATGTTGGGTAAATTTTTCACTGTTGGGTAAACAAGTATGCTATATACATGTTGTCCAGTCATCCCGTTATAAACCTACCCTCATTGTCAAAGAGCAGGATCCCCCACAAGCTTATCCTCGCTAAATTACACTTTAATGAAACAAGCCATTTAAATTTTTCCTTCAGTCCACCAAGGGACAGTCTGAGTTCATGAGATAATTGCTCAGCAATGGTTCCTGGTTTTGCATTTTAGTATTAAGGTGCAGCAGTTACACCAAATTAGGACCCAATTTTCCCTGAAATGTTCTTGCTTGACCCCTTCACTACTGTAAATTCGTAAGTATTTAAGGCCAAGAGCAAGATTAATAACTATAAACCACTTCCATTAACTATATCAATGCAGGG
This DNA window, taken from Sebastes umbrosus isolate fSebUmb1 chromosome 9, fSebUmb1.pri, whole genome shotgun sequence, encodes the following:
- the gla gene encoding alpha-galactosidase A; protein product: MCRAACLLVLVSLISSGINALDNGLALKPTMGWLHWERFMCNIDCDSDPNNCISERLYMQMADVMAKEGWKEAGYEYVCIDDCWPSHQRDAQGRLQADPKRFPGGIKKLADYVHSKGLKLGIYADVGKKTCAGYPGSLGYYETDAKTFADWNVDLLKFDGCYMDWKLLGEGYVNMSIALNKTGKSILYSCEWPLYEWQYQQPNYTAIRETCNHWRNFGDVFDSWSSIKSILDWSASHQDIIVPSAGPGGWNDPDMLVIGNFGLSHDQQESQMALWAIMAAPLLMSNDLRDICPRSKALLQNRHIIAINQDPLGKQGYCTAKVDSFEVWEKPLSKNRLAVAVLNQQEIGGPRGYFIQAVPGWKICDPQCNVTQILPQYKELGVQKPKSTLILSVNPSGTTLLTVTPVSSDITGLYKLYWQEDSSHKRKHTTL